One stretch of Sinomonas terrae DNA includes these proteins:
- a CDS encoding 13E12 repeat family protein produces MVGLGEWLRGGDSAGADASVPAPVEDWRGALGALVARPVGGPSNAEVVSFLARLGLPGLLGGLDGPGLIDRLDALEQLKAAAAAEQARVQVEFALLCEAGMDPRAAALESRTGRAAARVGERSASAQIALARRVSPARGARLLAASRRLVADLPCTLGALSAGQLSEDRAVWVAEGVEVLSPDARAVVDEALAGHPRRLEGLGDRGVQDAVRAAVDAVDDSGRCQIFCVRGDGRI; encoded by the coding sequence ATGGTCGGTTTGGGGGAGTGGCTTCGTGGAGGTGATTCGGCGGGCGCCGATGCCTCCGTCCCCGCTCCTGTGGAGGATTGGCGGGGCGCGCTGGGTGCTCTGGTGGCCCGTCCGGTGGGTGGGCCGTCGAATGCGGAGGTCGTGTCGTTCCTTGCCCGGCTGGGGCTCCCGGGCCTGTTGGGGGGTCTGGATGGGCCGGGGCTGATCGACCGGCTGGATGCGCTGGAGCAGCTCAAGGCGGCCGCGGCGGCGGAGCAGGCCAGGGTGCAGGTGGAGTTCGCGCTCCTGTGCGAGGCGGGGATGGACCCCCGCGCGGCGGCCCTGGAGTCCCGGACGGGGCGGGCCGCGGCGAGGGTGGGGGAGCGTTCGGCGTCGGCGCAGATCGCCCTGGCCCGGAGGGTCTCCCCGGCCCGGGGGGCCAGGCTGCTGGCCGCGTCGAGGCGGCTGGTGGCCGACCTGCCGTGCACGCTGGGGGCCTTGTCGGCGGGGCAGCTGAGCGAGGACCGTGCGGTGTGGGTCGCGGAGGGGGTCGAGGTCCTTTCCCCGGATGCCCGTGCCGTCGTGGACGAGGCCCTGGCCGGGCACCCGCGCCGGCTGGAGGGCCTGGGCGACCGGGGGGTCCAGGACGCGGTGCGCGCCGCGGTCGACGCAGTCGACGACTCGGGGAGGTGTCAGATCTTCTGTGTAAGGGGTGACGGCCGGATCTGA
- the paaA gene encoding 1,2-phenylacetyl-CoA epoxidase subunit PaaA: MAAAPLQPVPASGETSLSEEDRAGQAYFDRIIADDSRIEPKDWMPEAYRKTLTRQISQHAHSEIIGMQPEANWITRAPSLKRKSILMAKVQDEAGHGLYLYSAAETLGTPRDVLNQQLLDGKAKYSSIFNYPARSWADMGAIGWLVDGAAIANQVPLCRASFGPYGRAMVRICKEESFHQRQGFEILLELSHGTPAQKKMAQDAVDRFYAPALMMFGPPDDDSPNSKQSMAWNIKRFSNDELRQRFVGMIAEQVKVLGLTLPDPELRFDEETGKWIHMELDWQEFKDVIAGRGPCNAQRLARRREAHENGAWVREAARAYAQKTADKRKAGAA, translated from the coding sequence ATGGCAGCTGCGCCCCTGCAGCCCGTGCCCGCGAGTGGGGAGACTTCCCTGTCCGAGGAGGACCGCGCTGGCCAGGCATATTTTGACCGCATCATCGCTGACGACTCCCGCATCGAGCCCAAGGACTGGATGCCGGAGGCGTACCGCAAGACGCTCACACGGCAGATCTCTCAGCACGCGCACTCCGAGATCATCGGCATGCAGCCGGAGGCCAACTGGATCACGCGCGCCCCGAGCCTCAAGCGCAAGTCCATCCTCATGGCCAAGGTCCAGGACGAGGCGGGCCACGGTCTCTACCTCTACTCGGCCGCAGAGACGCTCGGCACGCCGCGGGACGTCCTGAACCAGCAGCTGCTGGACGGCAAGGCGAAGTACTCGTCGATCTTCAACTATCCGGCTCGCAGCTGGGCGGATATGGGTGCGATCGGCTGGCTCGTCGACGGCGCCGCCATCGCAAACCAGGTGCCGCTGTGCCGGGCGAGCTTCGGCCCCTACGGGCGCGCGATGGTGCGCATCTGCAAGGAGGAGTCGTTCCACCAGCGGCAGGGCTTCGAGATCCTCCTCGAACTCTCCCACGGCACTCCCGCGCAGAAGAAGATGGCGCAGGACGCCGTCGACCGCTTCTACGCGCCGGCGCTCATGATGTTCGGGCCGCCGGACGACGATTCGCCCAACTCGAAGCAGTCCATGGCCTGGAACATCAAGCGGTTCTCCAACGACGAGCTGCGCCAGCGCTTCGTCGGGATGATCGCCGAGCAGGTCAAGGTCCTCGGGCTCACCCTCCCCGACCCGGAGCTCCGCTTCGACGAGGAGACGGGCAAGTGGATCCACATGGAGCTCGACTGGCAGGAGTTCAAGGACGTCATCGCCGGCCGCGGACCGTGCAACGCGCAGCGACTGGCCCGTCGCCGCGAGGCGCACGAGAACGGAGCGTGGGTGCGCGAGGCGGCTCGGGCCTACGCCCAGAAGACAGCAGACAAGCGGAAGGCAGGGGCCGCCTGA
- a CDS encoding enoyl-CoA hydratase/isomerase family protein encodes MISLTIADGVAEVVLDAPGKLNAVDPEALAELSHAYDDAAAAASRGEVRALLLRGVGRAFCAGRDISGVDPADDDVLGYLGGLVTPLMQKMAAIPAPTFAAAQGATLGVGLGLLLATDVVYVAENAKIGSPFANLGATLDSGGHWYFTERLGLHRTLDLIYTGDLMSGAEAVRSGLFSRAFPAEELLERTRETASRVARGATGAFVASKELVAQIRDRRLGLWESMDAENKAQAALCDSEDYREGFKAFQEKRKPVFSGK; translated from the coding sequence TTGATCTCGCTCACCATCGCCGACGGCGTCGCCGAAGTCGTCCTCGACGCACCCGGAAAGCTCAACGCCGTCGACCCCGAGGCGCTCGCCGAACTCTCCCACGCGTACGACGACGCCGCTGCCGCCGCCTCCCGCGGCGAGGTGCGGGCTCTGCTTCTGCGCGGCGTGGGGCGCGCCTTCTGCGCGGGCCGGGACATCTCCGGCGTCGACCCTGCGGACGACGACGTGCTCGGGTACCTCGGCGGGCTCGTGACCCCGCTCATGCAGAAGATGGCAGCGATCCCCGCACCCACGTTCGCCGCGGCTCAGGGTGCGACGCTCGGGGTGGGCCTCGGGCTCCTGCTTGCGACCGACGTCGTCTACGTCGCCGAGAACGCGAAGATCGGCTCGCCGTTCGCCAACCTCGGGGCCACCCTGGACTCGGGGGGCCACTGGTACTTCACCGAGCGGCTCGGCCTGCATCGGACCCTCGACCTCATCTATACGGGGGACCTCATGAGCGGCGCCGAGGCCGTGAGGTCGGGGCTGTTCAGCCGAGCTTTCCCGGCCGAGGAACTCCTCGAGCGGACGCGGGAGACCGCGAGCCGTGTGGCGCGCGGCGCGACCGGGGCGTTTGTCGCCTCGAAGGAGCTCGTGGCCCAGATCCGCGACCGCCGCTTGGGACTCTGGGAATCGATGGACGCCGAGAACAAGGCGCAGGCCGCGCTGTGCGACTCGGAGGACTATCGCGAGGGCTTCAAGGCGTTCCAAGAGAAGCGGAAGCCAGTCTTCTCGGGGAAGTAG
- a CDS encoding S26 family signal peptidase: MDPRRRRKTTPAWLRFASHALAALLVVSLVQAFLVKLYRVPSASMEPTLSGSPRGGDWILADRLSTRLGKAPQVGDVVVVVRPAGWAGEKTDDGRALPAGGGLPSGGGLPGAVGDVARAFGDLTGIGPSSRSYLVKRIVAQGGQTIACCDAAGRLERDGVGVDEPYVTLDLPFVPGRLDCTTTPRSARCFRPFKVPPGELVLLGDHRSASADSSLACRVPSPPDPCMRTVPASAMVGRVALRVWPIWRAGVLA, from the coding sequence ATGGACCCCCGTCGCCGGCGAAAGACCACGCCCGCTTGGCTGCGTTTCGCCTCCCACGCCCTCGCGGCCCTCCTCGTGGTCTCGCTCGTTCAGGCGTTCCTCGTGAAGCTGTATCGCGTACCGTCCGCGTCCATGGAGCCGACGCTCAGCGGCAGCCCGCGCGGGGGCGACTGGATCCTCGCCGACCGCCTCTCCACGCGCCTCGGAAAGGCCCCTCAGGTGGGCGACGTCGTCGTCGTGGTCCGGCCCGCGGGATGGGCCGGAGAGAAGACGGACGACGGCAGGGCGCTCCCCGCCGGCGGCGGCCTTCCCTCCGGCGGGGGCCTTCCCGGCGCGGTCGGCGATGTCGCGCGCGCCTTCGGCGATCTCACGGGCATCGGGCCTTCGAGCCGCAGCTACCTCGTCAAGCGGATCGTCGCGCAGGGTGGGCAGACAATCGCCTGCTGCGATGCCGCCGGTCGGCTCGAACGGGACGGCGTTGGCGTCGACGAGCCGTATGTCACGCTCGATCTCCCGTTCGTGCCCGGCCGGCTCGACTGCACGACGACGCCGCGCTCCGCCCGCTGTTTCCGCCCTTTCAAGGTGCCACCCGGCGAACTCGTGCTCCTCGGCGACCATCGCTCGGCGTCCGCCGACTCGTCGCTCGCCTGCCGGGTCCCGTCCCCACCGGATCCCTGCATGCGGACCGTCCCCGCCTCGGCAATGGTCGGGCGGGTGGCCCTTCGCGTCTGGCCCATTTGGCGGGCTGGGGTGCTAGCGTGA
- a CDS encoding polysaccharide biosynthesis tyrosine autokinase — translation MTLADYLAVARRYWLGILLFVAVATAGAFGWYLVQPRVYEAQSNGMVVTGGSENLNLSLAGDNLSKSKAKSYRSLADSLLVAERVVKELGISTSAQAIAGTVKVTVPVDSSELQVIATSSDPVQAKEVADAWVSALAAQVYEIEKSMSSTGSEPATKVVPLAKATVPTAPVSPNLRLALGAGAAGGLVLGLVYALVRNVLDRRIRAAAEVERRFHVPVVGTLPRDKRLVGETRVLDIHGTGAGHAMGEALRELRTNLHFIDVDNPPRVLLVTSSLPSEGKSTVIGNLAATIAAAGEEVIVVDADLRRPTAHKVFGVIGDAGMTDVLTGRASIDEVLQEWGPMPQLKILAAGRIPPNPSELLGSRAMQHLLEELSQRAVVLIDTPPLLPVTDAAVLSRAADGTLVVARARKTTTDSLQRALGNLGRVRGRVLGVILNCVPPKGPDTYGYGYYGTYTSKPERRKGRSSGGQGSSAPEPVPAFRGRRSAS, via the coding sequence ATGACCCTCGCGGACTACCTCGCGGTGGCCCGCAGGTATTGGCTCGGGATCCTGCTCTTCGTTGCCGTCGCGACGGCCGGCGCCTTCGGCTGGTACCTCGTGCAGCCCCGCGTCTACGAGGCGCAGTCGAACGGGATGGTCGTGACCGGCGGATCGGAGAACCTCAACCTCTCCCTCGCCGGAGACAACCTCTCGAAGTCGAAGGCGAAGAGCTACCGCTCGCTCGCCGACTCGCTCCTCGTCGCCGAGCGAGTCGTCAAGGAGCTGGGCATCAGCACCTCGGCCCAGGCGATCGCAGGCACAGTCAAGGTCACAGTCCCGGTCGACTCGTCCGAGCTCCAGGTGATCGCTACCTCTTCTGACCCCGTCCAGGCCAAGGAGGTCGCGGATGCGTGGGTCTCGGCGCTTGCGGCTCAGGTCTACGAGATCGAGAAGTCGATGTCGAGCACGGGCTCCGAGCCGGCCACGAAGGTCGTCCCGCTCGCGAAGGCCACGGTGCCAACGGCACCCGTTTCGCCGAACCTCCGGCTCGCGCTAGGGGCTGGGGCAGCGGGCGGCCTCGTGCTTGGCCTCGTCTACGCGCTCGTGCGCAACGTCCTCGACCGGCGCATCCGGGCTGCTGCCGAGGTCGAGCGGCGCTTCCACGTGCCCGTCGTCGGAACGCTCCCGCGGGACAAGCGCCTCGTCGGCGAGACGCGCGTCCTCGACATCCATGGGACCGGCGCGGGGCACGCGATGGGCGAGGCGCTCCGGGAACTGCGTACGAACCTGCACTTCATCGACGTCGACAACCCACCGCGGGTCCTCCTCGTCACCAGTTCGCTGCCGTCCGAGGGCAAGTCCACGGTCATCGGCAACCTCGCGGCAACGATCGCGGCGGCGGGCGAGGAGGTCATCGTCGTCGACGCCGACCTTCGCCGGCCTACGGCTCACAAGGTCTTCGGCGTGATCGGGGATGCCGGCATGACCGACGTCCTGACCGGCCGCGCGAGCATCGACGAGGTGCTTCAGGAGTGGGGCCCCATGCCTCAGCTCAAGATCCTCGCCGCGGGGCGAATCCCCCCGAACCCGTCAGAACTCCTCGGCTCGCGCGCGATGCAGCATCTCCTCGAGGAGCTGTCCCAACGGGCTGTTGTGCTCATCGACACGCCGCCTCTCCTGCCTGTCACCGACGCCGCGGTACTCTCCCGGGCGGCGGACGGGACCCTCGTGGTCGCGCGGGCGCGGAAGACGACGACGGACAGCCTCCAGCGGGCGCTCGGGAACCTAGGCCGCGTGCGGGGGCGAGTCCTCGGGGTCATCCTCAACTGTGTCCCGCCCAAGGGCCCGGACACGTACGGTTACGGCTACTACGGCACCTACACCAGCAAGCCCGAACGCCGCAAAGGTCGCTCCAGCGGAGGTCAGGGCTCCTCTGCCCCTGAGCCCGTTCCAGCGTTCAGAGGCAGGCGCTCGGCGAGCTGA
- the paaC gene encoding 1,2-phenylacetyl-CoA epoxidase subunit PaaC — MSTHQDHSLDSFGDAAASATRVTPGNALRPEDIALRPDAPGEDVAEYALRLGDDALVLAQRLGHWISRGPEIEEDIALGNIALDVLGHARSFLTYAGHAWGKTEDDLAYWREEEEFRSAWIFEQPNGDFGVTIARQLVVAVYQRLLYSRLVESTDSTIAAIAAKALKEVDYHRDHAIQWTLRLGDGTDESHRRMQDALELMWPYVDELFDDDELIERVGDAGVRPSTLRAEFDAEIATVVDEATLTLPAVPRARGGGRRGEHTEHLGYLLAEMQVLARKHPGATW, encoded by the coding sequence TTGAGCACCCACCAGGATCACTCCCTCGACAGCTTCGGCGACGCCGCGGCGTCGGCCACTCGCGTCACCCCCGGCAACGCGCTGCGCCCCGAGGACATCGCGCTCCGCCCGGACGCGCCGGGCGAAGACGTCGCCGAGTACGCGCTCCGTCTGGGCGATGACGCGCTCGTCCTCGCCCAGCGGCTGGGCCACTGGATCTCGCGCGGCCCGGAGATCGAGGAGGACATTGCGCTGGGCAATATCGCCCTCGACGTCCTCGGCCACGCCCGCTCGTTCCTCACCTACGCAGGCCACGCGTGGGGCAAGACGGAGGACGACCTCGCCTACTGGCGCGAGGAGGAAGAGTTCCGCTCCGCGTGGATCTTCGAGCAGCCCAACGGAGACTTCGGGGTGACGATCGCGAGGCAGCTCGTCGTCGCCGTCTATCAGCGCCTCCTCTACTCGCGGCTCGTGGAATCGACCGACAGCACGATCGCCGCGATCGCGGCGAAGGCGCTCAAGGAGGTCGACTACCACCGCGATCACGCGATCCAGTGGACGCTCCGCCTCGGCGACGGCACCGACGAATCACATCGCCGCATGCAGGATGCCCTGGAACTCATGTGGCCCTACGTGGACGAGCTGTTCGACGACGACGAGCTGATCGAGCGGGTCGGAGATGCGGGCGTTCGCCCGTCGACGCTCCGCGCAGAGTTCGACGCCGAGATCGCCACCGTGGTTGACGAGGCCACGCTGACCTTGCCCGCGGTTCCCCGCGCGCGGGGCGGAGGACGCCGCGGCGAGCACACCGAGCACCTTGGATACCTTCTTGCCGAGATGCAGGTGCTCGCCCGCAAGCACCCGGGCGCGACCTGGTAG
- a CDS encoding PqqD family protein produces the protein MMPIWRRSGLVAEVLGDGGESVALLNLRANRPIVLKGSAMVIWSLVDGVRTDGDILAELRDEYGTEAPPDLEAQLAAFLGQLAEQGLVEAVPAETVEPEAAR, from the coding sequence ATGATGCCGATCTGGCGCAGAAGTGGCTTGGTTGCCGAGGTCCTCGGTGACGGGGGCGAATCAGTCGCGCTGCTCAATCTCCGCGCGAACCGACCCATCGTCCTGAAGGGTTCGGCGATGGTCATCTGGTCCCTCGTTGACGGAGTCCGCACCGACGGGGACATACTCGCCGAACTGCGTGACGAGTATGGGACGGAGGCGCCACCCGATCTCGAGGCACAGCTCGCCGCCTTCCTCGGCCAGCTCGCGGAGCAGGGGCTCGTGGAAGCGGTGCCCGCCGAAACCGTGGAACCGGAGGCGGCCCGGTGA
- the paaB gene encoding 1,2-phenylacetyl-CoA epoxidase subunit PaaB translates to MSDQTNIWPLWEVFVRSSRGLSHVHAGSLHAPDAEMALRNARDLYTRRNEGVSIWVVPSDAIAASDPDAKGAFFESPQGKDYRHATYYTKSEGVKHL, encoded by the coding sequence ATGAGCGACCAGACAAACATTTGGCCCCTCTGGGAGGTCTTCGTCCGCTCGAGCCGCGGCCTCTCGCACGTCCACGCCGGCTCGCTGCACGCGCCCGACGCCGAGATGGCGCTCCGCAACGCACGCGACCTGTACACGCGCCGCAACGAGGGCGTCTCGATCTGGGTGGTCCCCTCGGACGCGATCGCGGCGTCGGATCCTGACGCGAAGGGCGCGTTCTTCGAGTCGCCGCAGGGCAAGGACTACCGCCACGCGACGTACTACACGAAGAGCGAGGGTGTGAAGCACCTTTGA
- a CDS encoding arsenate reductase/protein-tyrosine-phosphatase family protein yields the protein MSDGTPFRILTVCTGNICRSPLAERLLQSGLDEAAPGAFAVTSAGVRALAGQPAHPRSVAIAAQLGSSLDTFEARQLAQQHVAEADLVLIMAEEHRGPLLALSPSALKRTFTLREFARLVEILPGPSTRETVQDAWRRYVADGDRIRHQVRLDEPGLNDVADPFGLDASAYDRMAEELVPPVSTLIRAALPRRRRRAFPGESRAALREAERRQLAERLPLNAGTGSGAEEP from the coding sequence ATGAGCGACGGAACTCCTTTCCGCATCCTCACCGTCTGCACCGGGAACATCTGCCGGTCCCCTCTGGCCGAGCGGCTCCTTCAGTCCGGCCTCGATGAGGCCGCGCCGGGCGCTTTCGCCGTCACGAGCGCTGGCGTTCGAGCGCTTGCCGGGCAGCCGGCCCATCCGAGATCAGTGGCGATCGCTGCCCAGCTCGGCTCGAGCCTCGACACGTTCGAGGCCCGGCAGCTCGCCCAGCAGCATGTCGCCGAGGCGGATCTCGTGCTGATCATGGCCGAGGAACACCGGGGCCCTCTCCTTGCGCTGTCCCCCTCGGCCCTCAAGCGCACGTTCACGTTGCGCGAGTTCGCACGCCTCGTCGAGATCCTGCCCGGCCCCTCGACCAGGGAGACGGTGCAGGATGCATGGCGGCGGTACGTGGCCGACGGCGACAGGATCCGCCATCAGGTGCGCCTCGACGAGCCCGGCCTCAACGACGTTGCCGACCCCTTCGGGCTCGACGCCTCGGCCTACGATCGGATGGCCGAGGAGCTCGTCCCGCCCGTCAGCACCCTGATCCGAGCGGCTCTCCCCCGTCGGCGTCGCCGCGCGTTCCCCGGCGAAAGCCGGGCCGCGCTGCGGGAAGCGGAACGCCGTCAGCTCGCCGAGCGCCTGCCTCTGAACGCTGGAACGGGCTCAGGGGCAGAGGAGCCCTGA
- the paaE gene encoding 1,2-phenylacetyl-CoA epoxidase subunit PaaE: MTDQLTEGAEATGRRRASFHPLEVSEVRRLTNDAIEVTFAVPPALADEYDYIPGQYVALRARVLDQEVRRSYSICAVPQRFEDGSSEIRVAIKKDLGGLFSTWANEQLAPGDTLDVMSPAGAFISKHKMTGLNDPTSIDTEREHTFVAVAAGSGITPVIAIAKTVLAADENVRFDLIYANKAAMDVMFVEELADLKDRYPARFALHHVLSREQRISPLLSGRVDAEKLTTLLNTVVHADDVDEWFLCGPFELVQLVRDTLSARGVEPEKVRFELFTTGTPTNLEGNIGRPIVEDESGKNFDIEFRLDGLSGVVKSPAAANETILNAALRVRPDVPFACAGGVCGTCRAKLVKGTVDMAENYALEPDELERGYVLTCQSRPTSDAVSVDFDA; the protein is encoded by the coding sequence ATGACCGACCAGCTGACCGAGGGCGCCGAGGCGACCGGCCGTCGTCGTGCATCCTTCCACCCGCTCGAGGTGAGCGAGGTCCGGCGTCTCACGAACGACGCGATCGAGGTGACGTTCGCCGTCCCGCCAGCGCTCGCCGACGAGTACGACTACATTCCGGGCCAGTACGTTGCGCTCCGGGCGCGGGTTCTGGATCAGGAGGTCCGCCGGAGCTACTCGATCTGCGCCGTTCCCCAGCGCTTCGAGGACGGCAGCAGCGAGATCCGGGTCGCGATCAAGAAGGACCTCGGCGGCCTGTTCTCGACCTGGGCCAATGAACAGCTCGCGCCGGGCGACACGCTCGACGTCATGAGCCCGGCCGGTGCGTTCATCTCGAAGCACAAGATGACGGGCCTCAACGACCCGACGAGCATCGACACCGAGCGCGAGCACACGTTCGTCGCGGTGGCGGCGGGCTCGGGGATCACGCCGGTCATCGCGATCGCGAAGACCGTGCTTGCCGCCGATGAGAACGTGCGCTTCGATCTCATCTACGCGAACAAGGCCGCGATGGACGTCATGTTCGTCGAGGAACTCGCCGACCTCAAGGACAGGTACCCGGCGCGCTTCGCGCTGCACCATGTGCTCTCGCGCGAGCAGCGCATCTCGCCGCTGCTCTCGGGACGGGTCGACGCAGAGAAGCTCACCACCCTGCTCAACACGGTGGTCCATGCGGACGATGTCGACGAGTGGTTCCTCTGCGGGCCGTTCGAACTCGTCCAGCTCGTGCGGGACACCCTCTCAGCGCGCGGCGTCGAGCCGGAGAAGGTGCGCTTCGAGCTCTTCACCACTGGCACGCCGACCAACCTCGAGGGCAACATCGGGCGGCCGATCGTCGAGGACGAGTCGGGCAAGAACTTCGACATCGAGTTCCGCCTCGATGGCCTGTCCGGCGTCGTCAAGAGCCCGGCCGCCGCCAACGAGACGATCCTCAACGCGGCGCTGCGCGTGCGCCCGGATGTCCCGTTCGCCTGCGCCGGGGGAGTGTGCGGCACGTGCCGTGCCAAGCTCGTCAAGGGCACGGTCGACATGGCGGAGAACTACGCCCTCGAACCCGACGAGCTCGAGCGCGGGTACGTGCTGACCTGCCAGTCCCGCCCGACGTCCGACGCCGTGTCCGTGGACTTCGACGCCTGA
- a CDS encoding glutamate decarboxylase — translation MTAPRRTSHAHESSANVELNPLFSRPGEATVFPRFSIPESESLPSTAYQIVHDDAMLDGNARLNLATFVGTWMEPEAGKLYADTVDKNMIDRDEYPKTAEIEHRCWRMLADLWNAPDPERSIGTSTIGSSEACMLAGLALKRRWQHARRSAGKPAERPNLIMSSAVQVCWEKFCNYFEVEARYVPISEEHRVLDGHGLEDYVDENTIGVVAIMGVTYTGMYEPVEKISEALDAIQAATGLDIPIHVDGASGAMVAPFLQPDLVWDFRLPRVASINTSGHKYGLVYPGLGWVVWRETKALPEDLVFHVSYLGGDMPTFALNFSRPGAQVLLQYYLFLRLGVEGYRAVHASCRDVAEYLAREIGAMEPFELWNDGSDIPVFAWRLREGHTDKWNLHHLSDRLRMEGWLVPAYPMPAGLEDLTVQRIVVRNGFTRDLAASFLEDLRNAVEFLDSADGPFPDPGHAPAFHH, via the coding sequence GTGACCGCTCCTCGTAGAACGTCCCACGCCCATGAGTCGTCCGCCAATGTCGAGCTGAATCCGCTGTTCAGCCGACCTGGCGAGGCGACCGTCTTCCCCCGCTTCTCGATTCCTGAGAGCGAATCGTTGCCTTCGACCGCCTATCAGATCGTGCACGACGACGCGATGCTCGACGGCAATGCCCGGCTCAACCTCGCGACGTTCGTTGGAACGTGGATGGAGCCGGAAGCCGGGAAGCTGTATGCCGACACGGTCGACAAGAACATGATCGACCGCGACGAGTACCCCAAGACGGCCGAGATCGAGCACCGCTGCTGGCGGATGCTCGCCGACCTGTGGAACGCCCCCGATCCCGAGCGGTCTATCGGTACCTCGACGATCGGCTCGTCCGAGGCCTGCATGCTCGCCGGACTCGCGCTCAAGCGGCGCTGGCAGCACGCCCGCCGCTCCGCCGGAAAGCCTGCCGAACGCCCCAACCTCATCATGAGCTCGGCCGTGCAGGTGTGCTGGGAGAAGTTCTGCAACTACTTCGAGGTCGAGGCGCGGTACGTGCCGATCTCGGAGGAGCACCGTGTGCTCGACGGGCACGGCCTCGAGGACTACGTCGATGAGAACACGATCGGCGTCGTCGCGATCATGGGCGTGACGTACACGGGGATGTACGAGCCCGTCGAGAAGATCTCTGAGGCGCTCGACGCGATCCAGGCTGCGACGGGGCTCGACATTCCGATCCACGTCGACGGTGCTTCTGGGGCGATGGTCGCGCCGTTCCTCCAGCCCGACCTCGTGTGGGACTTCCGCCTGCCCCGCGTCGCCTCGATCAACACGTCCGGCCACAAGTACGGCCTCGTGTACCCGGGGCTCGGATGGGTTGTGTGGCGGGAGACCAAGGCCTTGCCCGAGGATCTCGTGTTCCACGTGAGCTACCTCGGCGGCGATATGCCCACCTTTGCCCTGAACTTCTCCCGCCCAGGCGCACAGGTGCTCCTGCAGTACTACCTGTTCCTGCGCCTCGGGGTCGAGGGCTATCGCGCTGTGCATGCATCGTGCCGCGACGTCGCCGAGTACTTGGCGCGGGAGATCGGGGCCATGGAGCCCTTCGAGCTCTGGAATGACGGTTCCGATATCCCAGTTTTCGCTTGGAGGCTGCGCGAAGGTCACACGGACAAGTGGAATCTGCACCACCTTTCCGACCGCCTTCGCATGGAAGGGTGGCTGGTTCCGGCCTACCCCATGCCGGCGGGGCTCGAGGATCTCACCGTGCAGCGGATCGTGGTGCGCAACGGCTTCACGCGGGATCTCGCGGCGAGCTTCCTCGAGGACCTGCGCAACGCGGTCGAGTTCCTTGACTCGGCGGACGGGCCGTTCCCGGATCCGGGCCATGCGCCGGCCTTCCATCACTAG
- the paaD gene encoding 1,2-phenylacetyl-CoA epoxidase subunit PaaD, protein MIRTDDDVVALAATVNDPEIPVLSIRDLGILRDGRLEPDGAVHLTITPTYSGCPAMDAIRDDLQRVFRDAGYEKVSVDLVLSPAWTTDWMTDEGKAKLAEYGIAPPTGKAHMGRIKLGLAVKCPRCHSLNTRELSRFGSTSCKALYVCQDCREPFDYFKVL, encoded by the coding sequence GTGATCAGGACTGACGACGACGTCGTCGCCCTCGCGGCGACCGTCAACGACCCCGAGATTCCGGTGCTGAGCATCCGGGACCTCGGGATCCTCCGAGACGGACGCCTCGAGCCGGACGGAGCCGTGCACCTCACCATCACCCCGACCTACTCGGGCTGCCCGGCGATGGACGCGATCCGCGACGACCTGCAGCGCGTCTTCCGCGACGCAGGCTACGAGAAGGTCTCCGTCGACCTCGTTCTCTCGCCCGCGTGGACCACCGACTGGATGACCGACGAGGGCAAGGCGAAGCTCGCGGAGTACGGCATCGCGCCACCGACAGGAAAGGCCCACATGGGTCGTATCAAGCTAGGCCTAGCGGTCAAATGCCCGCGCTGCCACTCCCTCAACACCCGCGAGCTCTCCCGCTTCGGCTCGACGTCCTGCAAGGCGCTGTACGTGTGCCAGGACTGCCGAGAACCCTTCGACTACTTCAAGGTGCTGTAA